In the genome of Brachypodium distachyon strain Bd21 chromosome 3, Brachypodium_distachyon_v3.0, whole genome shotgun sequence, the window AGGGCCAGGGCTGGGAGTAGTATAAAATTGTAGCGGGGGGATTGCTTTGCGACCTCCTCTGACCTCAGCGTTTCTCTTCCCCTGCTTGCTCCTCTGTTTTTCTCAGGAAGGAGGGGTATGGCATTGGAGGCCGTGGTGTTCTCGGAAGGCTTCTTCGGCTGCCCCGCCATGCCGGCGTCGGAAGGACCCTGGGGCGGGACAGCAGCTAGTAGCAGCAATGCGTACGGCGCCATCGAGGGGGTGCTGGAATTGGACTACGGGGGCAACGCCTGCAGCTGGAGCGCCGCTGCGCCGGCGCCTGAAGAGCTcgcggagccggcggcgtcgggtgcggggaggaggaagcgtcGCAGGGTTCGGAGCGTGAAGAacgtggaggaggtggagagCCAGCGGATGACCCACATCGCCGTCGAGCGCAACCGCCGCAGGCAGATGAACGACTACCTCGCCGCGCTCCGCTCCCTCATGCCGCCCTCCTACGTCCAACGGGTAACTAACTAGCAACTAGTAGGCCTTGACTAGTACCGGGAATTTTAGTACGATTAGCAGTAGTAGCATGATCGATCGGCCAAGTTCTGTATGTAATTTTGGTTGGGAATGGAATGTATGTACAGGGCGACCAGGCGTCCATAATCGGCGGCGCGATCAACTACGTCAAGGAgctggagcagctgctccagTCCCTGCAggcgcgccgccacgcccggCGCCCCATCGGCACCGACGACAAcacctccgctgccgccgtggcgCCCTTCGCCGACTTCTTCACCTTCCCGCAGTACACAATGCGCGCCCCGGACGCGGCCGCATCCGCGTCCGCGAACGACGCCGAAGCCGTCGCAGCCGGCAATGCCGACGCCGACACCACCGATATCGCCGACGCGATGGTTGCTTCGTCGGGCTCGAAGCAGTCGTCGGTGGCGGAGATCGAGGTGACCATCGTGGAGAGCCACGCGAGCCTCAAGGCGCtgacccggcggcggcccaggcAGCTGCTCAGGCTGGTCGCCGGGCTGCAGGGTCACCGGCTCGCCGTGCTCCACCTCaacgccaccggcgccggccacaTGGCGCTCTACTCTCTCAGCCTCAAGGTATACGCGTACTGTACTCTACTGTTTTCTTCCCGAACGAACGTGCATCTGTTTCTTTTTCGAGACCATTCGCTTCGAATGCTCGGTCGCATGGCAGCCGCGCGTACGTCACGCCGAAAACAACAACTAAACTCGCCTCGTTTTCCGTGCCCTTGTCCGGGACGACCCCTCCAAACTCTTCCCTCTGTGTGTGCGTTTCACCGCAACGATGAAAAAGCTGCACTGATTAATTGACTGGCGCCGTGTCACTGGAATTGACCCAACAgccattttttatttctgcgCGTGCACAGCTAATTAATGCATGAATTAATATATGTACACATGATGAAGATATATGAACTGCATGGTCGATTAATCTGGATGATGCATGGCTTGAGCAGGTGGAAGACGACTGCCGGCTCTCGTCGGTGGACGAcatcgcggcggcggtccaCCGCATCATCGAGACGATCGCGcaagaggagcagcagcagctgagcTGTAGCTAGGTTGAGTTCGTAgatcagtttttcttttctttttctttttccgaaGCAAATATTGTTTTTAGCACTGCCATTAGTTACGTATTCACAGG includes:
- the LOC100839107 gene encoding transcription factor bHLH96, translating into MALEAVVFSEGFFGCPAMPASEGPWGGTAASSSNAYGAIEGVLELDYGGNACSWSAAAPAPEELAEPAASGAGRRKRRRVRSVKNVEEVESQRMTHIAVERNRRRQMNDYLAALRSLMPPSYVQRGDQASIIGGAINYVKELEQLLQSLQARRHARRPIGTDDNTSAAAVAPFADFFTFPQYTMRAPDAAASASANDAEAVAAGNADADTTDIADAMVASSGSKQSSVAEIEVTIVESHASLKALTRRRPRQLLRLVAGLQGHRLAVLHLNATGAGHMALYSLSLKVEDDCRLSSVDDIAAAVHRIIETIAQEEQQQLSCS